In Longimicrobium sp., the DNA window GTAGTCGAACCCGGCCAGCACGTCGTCGTCGTAGTCGAGCGACCCGTCGGCCAGGATGTCGCTCTCCACCCCCTTGAACAGGCGGACGCGCTTCTTCCCCTTCCCGCCGTGCGCGCGGTTCCAGCCGTCGATGTCCGCCCACTGGTCGCGGACGCGGTGGGGGCTCAATCCCCCCGCGTATGAGGCGGTCTGCGAGTGGTCCGCGATCCCCAGATAGCTCCACCCGCGCTCGCGTGCGGCCTCGCCCATCTCGGCCAGCGTGGCGCGCCCGTCCGAATACGTCGTATGGCAGTGAAAGGTGCCCCTGAGGTCGCCGATCTCCACGAGCTCGGGGAGCGTCCCCGCCGCCGCGGCCTCGATCTCCCCCCACCCCTCGCGCAGCTCCGGCTCGATGAACTGCAGATCGAGCGCGCGGTAGACGGCCGCCTCGTCGCGCGCGGCGACGCGCTTTCCGTCCCGCCACAGGCCGTCCGCGGAGAGCCGCATCCCCATCTCCTGCGCGCGCGCCTCGAGCTGGGTCAGGTGCTCCGCGCTTCCCGTGGCGTAGAGCAGCGCCGTCGCCCAGCGCGCGGGGGGGACGCAGACGAGCCGCGCCTTCAGCCCGTCGGAGAATTGGATCTCCGCGCGATCCTCGTCCCCACCTCGCTTCGACGCCGCGCCGCTCAGCGCGCGGAAGGCGGCGAGGACCGCGGCGGGATCCTTCGCGGCGGCGACGAGATCGACCGAGTCGACCACCTCGCAGTCGCGCCGCACCTCGCCCGCGGTGTCGGCCTTCGTCACCCCGTCGAGCGTGTCGAGCCACTCCAGCAGCCGCTCGGCCACCTCCAGCGCGGCGTAGAGTCTCCGCCTTCCCCGCGCCGCGCGCGCGAAGGCGATGGATTCGAGGATCTTCTGCTCCGTCTTCGCGCCCATCCCGGGGAGCGAGGCGAGACGGCCGGCGAGCGCGGCCTCTTCCAGCCGGTCGAGCGAGTCGATCCCCATCTCCGCGTAGAGCGTGCGGACGCGCCGGGGGCCGAGGCCCTTGATCCGCATCAGGTCGTACAGCCCGATCGGCGTCTCCGCGGCCAGGCGGTCGTACAGCGACGAGCGCCCCGTCTCCACCAGCTCGCGGATGACCTCGGCGATCCCCGCGCCCACGCCGGGGAGCGAGGTCAGGCGGCCCTCGGCGGCCAGCTGCACGAGGTCGGCGCCGCTGGCCTCCAGGCGGCGGGCGGCGGTGGCGTACGCCTTGGCGCGGAAGGGGTCGCCCCCCACCACCTCCAGCAGCATGGAGATCTCGGAGAGGACCCCGGCGACCTCCGGCGCCTTCATCCCTCGGCGCCCTCCGCGGGGAACCCGGCGCCGGAGAGGCGCACGCGGTGGTAGGGAAGGCGGCTGAGCGGCACCTGGCCGGGGCGGTCCTCGGCGCGGCGCTCGGGCGCCGGCTCGGCCTCCACGTCGGCGGGGTGCGCGTCGACGTACCAGAGCGCGCGAGCCAGCAGCTTGAGCGCCTCCGTCGTGGTGAGGATCGAGTACAGCCCCGCGATCTCGCCGCCGGGGAGGATGTTGTCGAAGTCGCGCGCGCCCTCGCGCCCCGGCGCCTCGGCCCAGGTGGCGGGGATGCCCGGACCCGCCTCGGTGTCGAAGGGGATCACGCTGAACCCCGCGCGGCCGCGGCGCAGGCCGAGCACCATCAGCACGTTCAGGTCCTGGTACGCGCCGCCGCCCAGCGGGTCGCGCCCCTCGCACACGGTGGCGAAGAAGCCGTCCACCGGCTCGGGCGGCACGTCGGTGGAGATGCTGGCCCAGAAGAGCTTGGCGGGCAGCTGCACGTAAACGCTGGGCACGGGGAGGGTGAGCGTCCAGTCCTCCAGCGCCGGCGCGGCCTCCACCAGGTAGCGGGCCACGGGCGCGTCGAGGCAGTAGATGCGCCGCCCGAAGCGCCAGAAGTTGAACGCGTGGTAAAGCAGCGCGCGGTACTCCTCCAGCATCTCCGGCGGCGCGTCCTGCGGCACCATGTCGCGCGCGGCGTCGCCGGCCAGCGTCAGGAACCCGAAGCGCTCGCGCGCCAGCGGGTCCTCGCCGTGCATCTCGGCCTCGGCCAGGATGCGCGGGAAGATGCGGTTCTCGAACGCCGGCTCGCCGAACGCCATCTCGTAGGGCGTCAGGAAGGGTCCCGCCTCGCGCCGCGGCTCGGGGTGCGTGCCCGCGCCGGCTTCCGTCTCCGTCAACGCCACCTCCGCTCGCTCCGCCCCGGGGTCAGGAACTGCGCTTCGGGATCGATCCTCCAACAGATGGAACTGCAGGCTTTGGGCGTGTTTGGCGCCGAGACGCCAAAACGGGCTGCGCGCGCGGTAGGGCACGATACCACCGTGCCCAACCGCGCCAGGCCACCGCCGCGCCCGGCATCCAAGCGGTCCGCGGCGACGGCGCGCGCGCGGCGGCGTCCCGGCCCTCCGGGCGCGCATCCCTCACGCGCGCGGCCACATCCTGCAAACCGAGCGCCGAAACACGGCGAGCCAAGCTACGCGGCCGCTCCTCCGGCGCGCCAGCAAACATCCGCGCCGTCACCGATTCTTTTGAATTCTCTCACGGAGGGCACGGAGGTCACGGAGAAAAACCTTCTGTTCTCCGTGTCCCCCGTGCCCTCCGTGAGAGCCATCCAGCGATGCCGCCCTCAGACGATGCGGCGGGCGCGGCGCACGACGATGGGCGAGCCGTCGGCCACGAACGCGGACGAGGGCGGCGCGGCCAGCGGCCCGGCGAACTCGGCGCCGTACAGCGCGGCCACGTCGGCGTCGAGCGCGGCCTTGTCGGCGGACCAGACGCGCCACGACGGGTGCTCCACGCGGTACTCGACCGTGCCGCCGTCGCGCTGGGCCGTGTATCCCCAGTAGTGCTCGGTGATGAACTCCTCCTCCGACCCCGCCACCAGCGGCGCCGAGCCGCCGGAGAAGCGGGCGCGCAGCGAGCTCCATCTCCCCCCGAACCTCCAGCCGTACTCCGCCTCGCCGCTGGGGTCGCTGATCCGCACCGCGTGGCGCATGGGCAGGGCCACGTAGCGCTCGTTGTAGACCAGGCGCGCCAGCGTCGCGATGGCCCAGCGCGGCACGATCTCGC includes these proteins:
- a CDS encoding DUF2071 domain-containing protein produces the protein MSDAVPAAPGRFLTAAWRTLVMLNWEVDPGILRPYVPRGTELDAWQGRTFVSAVGFMFLDTRVLGVPIPFHRNFEEVNLRFYVGRQGPEGWRRGVCFIREIVPRWAIATLARLVYNERYVALPMRHAVRISDPSGEAEYGWRFGGRWSSLRARFSGGSAPLVAGSEEEFITEHYWGYTAQRDGGTVEYRVEHPSWRVWSADKAALDADVAALYGAEFAGPLAAPPSSAFVADGSPIVVRRARRIV
- the polX gene encoding DNA polymerase/3'-5' exonuclease PolX, coding for MKAPEVAGVLSEISMLLEVVGGDPFRAKAYATAARRLEASGADLVQLAAEGRLTSLPGVGAGIAEVIRELVETGRSSLYDRLAAETPIGLYDLMRIKGLGPRRVRTLYAEMGIDSLDRLEEAALAGRLASLPGMGAKTEQKILESIAFARAARGRRRLYAALEVAERLLEWLDTLDGVTKADTAGEVRRDCEVVDSVDLVAAAKDPAAVLAAFRALSGAASKRGGDEDRAEIQFSDGLKARLVCVPPARWATALLYATGSAEHLTQLEARAQEMGMRLSADGLWRDGKRVAARDEAAVYRALDLQFIEPELREGWGEIEAAAAGTLPELVEIGDLRGTFHCHTTYSDGRATLAEMGEAARERGWSYLGIADHSQTASYAGGLSPHRVRDQWADIDGWNRAHGGKGKKRVRLFKGVESDILADGSLDYDDDVLAGFDYVVGSVHSAFNLGRKEMTARLVRAVSNPHLTILGHATGRLLLRRDGYEVDVVAVIDAAAEHGVCIEINADPARLDIDWKNARYAASRGVLVPIDPDAHSTSSLDHVQWGVRVARKGWLGPRNVLNCYELEEVEEILAQRKQGRPA